In one Pseudomonas sp. R84 genomic region, the following are encoded:
- a CDS encoding DNA translocase FtsK, which yields MKKSTEAPKTVVPLWRQQLHYRLKEGALIAIGALCLFLMMALLTYGKDDPGWSHNSKIDDVQNFGGPAGSYSADILFMVLGYFAYIFPLLLAVKAYQIFRQRHEPWQWSGWLFSWRLIGLVFLVLSGAALAHLHFHAASGLPAGAGGALGESLGNLAKNALNIQGSTLLFIALFLFGLTVFTDLSWFKVMDITGKITLDLFELFQGALNRWWAARTERKQLVAQLREVDDRVHDVVAPTVTDKREQAKVKERLIEREQALSKHMSDREKQVPPVIAPAPAKAPEPSKRVQKEKQVPLFVDSAVEGTLPPISILDPAEKKQLNYSPESLAAVGHLLEIKLKEFGVEVTVDSIHPGPVITRYEIQPAAGVKVSRIANLAKDLARSLAVTSVRVVEVIPGKTTVGIEIPNEDRQIVRFSEVLSTPEYDNFKSPVTLALGHDIGGKPVITDLAKMPHLLVAGTTGSGKSVGVNAMILSILFKSGPEDAKLIMIDPKMLELSIYEGIPHLLCPVVTDMKDAANALRWSVAEMERRYKLMAKMGVRNLSGFNAKVKEAQDAGEPLSDPLYKRESIHDEAPLLQKLPTIVVVVDEFADMMMIVGKKVEELIARIAQKARAAGIHLILATQRPSVDVITGLIKANIPTRMAFQVSSKIDSRTIIDQGGAEQLLGHGDMLYMPPGTSLPIRVHGAFVSDDEVHRVVEAWKLRGAPEYNDDILNGVEEAGSGFEGSSGGGDGDDPEADALYDEAVQFVLESRRASISAVQRKLKIGYNRAARMIEAMEMAGVVTSMNTNGSREVLAPGPVRD from the coding sequence TTGAAGAAATCCACCGAAGCACCAAAAACAGTCGTTCCGCTCTGGCGTCAACAATTGCACTACCGGCTCAAGGAAGGTGCACTGATCGCCATCGGCGCCTTGTGCCTGTTCCTGATGATGGCTTTGCTGACCTACGGCAAGGACGATCCCGGCTGGAGCCACAACAGCAAGATCGACGACGTACAGAATTTCGGCGGCCCGGCGGGCTCCTACAGCGCCGACATCCTGTTCATGGTGCTGGGTTACTTCGCCTACATCTTCCCGTTGTTGCTGGCGGTCAAGGCCTACCAGATCTTCCGTCAGCGTCATGAGCCGTGGCAGTGGAGCGGCTGGCTGTTTTCCTGGCGCCTGATCGGTCTGGTGTTTCTGGTGCTGTCCGGCGCTGCGCTGGCGCATCTGCACTTTCACGCGGCTTCGGGTCTGCCGGCGGGTGCCGGTGGTGCACTGGGCGAGAGCCTCGGCAATCTGGCGAAGAACGCGCTGAACATTCAGGGCAGCACGCTGTTGTTCATTGCGTTGTTCCTGTTTGGCCTGACGGTGTTCACCGACCTGTCGTGGTTCAAAGTGATGGACATCACCGGCAAGATCACCCTCGACCTGTTCGAGCTGTTCCAGGGTGCGCTCAATCGCTGGTGGGCGGCGCGTACCGAGCGCAAACAACTGGTCGCGCAACTGCGTGAAGTCGACGATCGCGTTCACGACGTGGTCGCGCCGACGGTCACCGACAAGCGTGAGCAGGCCAAAGTCAAAGAACGCCTGATCGAACGTGAGCAAGCCCTGAGCAAGCACATGTCCGATCGCGAGAAACAAGTGCCGCCGGTTATCGCCCCGGCCCCGGCCAAAGCGCCCGAGCCAAGCAAGCGCGTGCAGAAAGAGAAACAGGTGCCGTTGTTCGTCGACAGCGCCGTGGAAGGCACCTTGCCGCCGATCTCGATTCTCGATCCTGCAGAAAAGAAACAACTCAATTACTCACCGGAATCCCTGGCGGCGGTCGGCCACTTGCTGGAGATCAAGCTCAAGGAGTTCGGTGTCGAGGTCACGGTGGATTCGATCCACCCGGGCCCGGTGATTACCCGTTACGAAATTCAGCCTGCCGCCGGCGTCAAAGTCAGCCGCATCGCCAACCTGGCGAAAGACCTCGCGCGTTCGCTGGCCGTGACCAGTGTGCGGGTGGTAGAAGTGATTCCGGGCAAGACCACCGTCGGTATAGAGATTCCCAACGAAGACCGGCAGATCGTGCGCTTCTCCGAAGTGCTGTCGACGCCCGAGTACGACAACTTCAAATCGCCGGTCACCCTGGCACTCGGTCACGACATCGGCGGTAAGCCAGTGATTACTGACCTGGCGAAGATGCCGCACTTGCTGGTGGCCGGTACGACCGGTTCCGGTAAGTCGGTGGGTGTGAACGCGATGATCCTGTCGATCCTGTTCAAGTCCGGCCCGGAAGACGCCAAGCTGATCATGATCGACCCGAAGATGCTGGAACTGTCGATTTACGAAGGCATTCCGCACCTGCTGTGCCCGGTCGTGACCGACATGAAGGACGCCGCCAACGCCCTGCGCTGGAGCGTCGCCGAGATGGAGCGCCGCTACAAGCTGATGGCGAAAATGGGCGTGCGCAACCTGTCTGGCTTCAACGCCAAGGTCAAGGAGGCGCAGGACGCCGGCGAGCCGTTGAGCGATCCGCTGTACAAGCGCGAAAGCATTCACGATGAAGCGCCGCTGCTGCAGAAGCTGCCGACCATCGTGGTGGTGGTCGACGAATTCGCCGACATGATGATGATCGTCGGCAAGAAAGTTGAAGAGCTGATCGCCCGTATTGCGCAGAAGGCGCGTGCGGCGGGTATTCACTTGATCCTTGCGACCCAGCGGCCGTCGGTGGACGTGATCACCGGTCTGATCAAGGCCAACATCCCGACGCGTATGGCGTTCCAGGTGTCGAGCAAGATCGACTCGCGAACCATCATCGACCAGGGCGGCGCTGAACAACTGCTCGGCCACGGTGACATGCTCTACATGCCGCCGGGCACCAGCCTGCCGATCCGGGTTCACGGTGCGTTCGTATCCGACGATGAAGTACACCGTGTGGTCGAAGCGTGGAAACTGCGCGGCGCTCCGGAATACAACGACGACATCCTCAACGGTGTCGAAGAAGCCGGCAGCGGTTTTGAAGGCAGCAGCGGTGGCGGCGACGGCGATGATCCGGAAGCCGACGCGCTGTATGACGAAGCGGTACAGTTCGTACTCGAAAGCCGTCGTGCCTCGATTTCTGCGGTACAGCGCAAGCTGAAAATCGGCTACAACCGCGCCGCACGGATGATCGAAGCCATGGAAATGGCCGGGGTCGTCACCTCGATGAACACCAACGGTTCCCGTGAAGTCCTGGCCCCGGGCCCGGTACGCGACTGA
- the trxB gene encoding thioredoxin-disulfide reductase gives MNVAKHSRLIILGSGPAGYSAAVYAARANLKPVVITGLQAGGQLTTTVEVDNWPGDVEGLTGPVLMERMQKHAERFATEIVYDHIHTAKLQQRPFELVGDSGTYTCDALIIATGASAQYLGLPSEEAFAGKGVSACATCDGFFYRNQVVAVVGGGNTAVEEALYLSNIAKEVHLIHRRDKLRSEKILQDKLFEKAANGNVRLHWNQNLDEVLGDASGVTGARLRDSHTGETAELALAGVFIAIGHKPNTDLFQGQLPMRDGYLLVKGGSDGDATSTEIPGVFAAGDVADHVYRQAVTSAGAGCMAALDAEKYLDDIPVI, from the coding sequence ATGAACGTAGCGAAGCATTCACGCCTGATCATCCTCGGCTCCGGTCCGGCCGGCTACAGTGCTGCCGTGTATGCCGCCCGCGCCAACCTCAAACCCGTGGTCATTACCGGCCTGCAGGCAGGTGGCCAGCTCACCACCACCGTTGAAGTCGACAACTGGCCCGGCGACGTCGAAGGCCTCACTGGCCCGGTGTTGATGGAGCGCATGCAGAAGCACGCCGAACGCTTTGCTACAGAGATCGTTTACGACCACATCCACACCGCCAAGTTGCAGCAGCGCCCGTTCGAGCTTGTCGGCGACAGCGGCACTTACACCTGCGATGCGCTGATCATTGCCACCGGCGCCTCGGCGCAATACCTGGGGCTGCCCTCGGAAGAAGCCTTCGCTGGTAAAGGTGTTTCCGCCTGCGCGACCTGTGACGGCTTTTTCTATCGCAATCAGGTGGTGGCGGTAGTCGGCGGCGGCAATACGGCGGTTGAGGAAGCTCTGTACCTGTCGAACATCGCCAAGGAGGTACACCTGATCCACCGCCGCGACAAACTTCGCTCGGAGAAAATCCTTCAGGACAAACTGTTCGAGAAAGCCGCCAACGGCAACGTGCGCCTGCACTGGAACCAGAATCTCGACGAAGTGCTGGGCGATGCCAGCGGCGTCACCGGCGCGCGACTGCGCGACAGCCACACCGGCGAAACCGCTGAACTGGCGCTGGCCGGCGTATTCATTGCCATTGGTCACAAGCCCAACACTGATCTGTTTCAAGGACAGCTGCCAATGCGCGATGGGTACTTGCTGGTCAAGGGTGGCAGCGACGGTGACGCTACGTCCACCGAGATTCCCGGGGTGTTCGCCGCCGGCGACGTGGCCGACCACGTTTACCGCCAGGCGGTGACGTCAGCAGGTGCCGGCTGCATGGCCGCGCTCGATGCCGAGAAGTATCTGGACGACATTCCTGTCATTTAA
- the aat gene encoding leucyl/phenylalanyl-tRNA--protein transferase: MLTWLQRNSLTFPPLEKAMRDPNGLLAAGGDLSADRLIQAYRHGCFPWFSEGQPILWWSPDPRTVLFPDELHVSRSLGKLLRQERYQVTFDQDFDAVIRACAAPRDYADGTWITEAMQDAYIELHRRGFAHSVEVWDQGELVGGLYGLAMGQLFFGESMFSRADNASKFGFATLVRHLQDSGFVLIDCQMPTDHLHSLGARAIPRQQFADYLANHLDQPNRATWVC; encoded by the coding sequence ATGCTGACTTGGTTACAACGTAATTCCCTGACTTTTCCGCCCCTGGAAAAGGCCATGCGCGACCCTAACGGATTACTCGCCGCCGGTGGCGACCTGTCGGCTGATCGTTTGATCCAGGCTTACCGCCATGGCTGCTTTCCGTGGTTTTCCGAGGGCCAACCGATTCTCTGGTGGTCTCCGGATCCGCGCACTGTGTTGTTTCCCGACGAACTGCATGTCTCGCGCAGCCTCGGCAAATTGCTGCGCCAGGAACGCTATCAAGTGACCTTCGATCAGGACTTCGACGCCGTGATCCGCGCCTGCGCCGCGCCCAGGGATTACGCCGACGGCACCTGGATCACCGAAGCCATGCAGGACGCCTACATTGAACTGCATCGTCGCGGCTTCGCCCATTCCGTGGAAGTCTGGGATCAGGGCGAACTGGTCGGCGGCCTGTACGGCCTGGCGATGGGCCAACTGTTTTTCGGCGAATCGATGTTCAGCCGCGCCGACAACGCCTCCAAATTCGGCTTTGCCACCCTGGTGCGCCATCTGCAAGACTCGGGATTCGTGCTGATCGATTGCCAGATGCCGACCGATCATCTGCACAGCCTTGGCGCGCGGGCGATTCCTCGCCAGCAATTCGCCGACTATCTGGCAAATCACCTGGATCAACCCAATCGTGCCACCTGGGTTTGCTGA
- a CDS encoding arginyltransferase, producing MTELARLKFYATQPHSCSYLPEEQATTLFLDPSQPMDVHVYADLSEMGFRRSGDHLYRPHCQNCNACVPARIPVAQFTPNRQQKRIFKRNADLQVRPAKPQFSEEYFDLYQRYIEQRHADGDMYPPSRDQFSTFLVRDLPFSRFYEFRLDGRLLAVAVTDLLPNGLSAVYTFYEPDEERRSLGRFAILWQIAEAQRLGLEAVYLGYWIKNCKKMNYKTQYRPIELLINQRWVILN from the coding sequence ATGACCGAGTTGGCGCGCTTGAAGTTCTATGCCACTCAGCCTCACTCTTGCAGTTATCTGCCCGAGGAGCAGGCCACGACCCTGTTTCTCGATCCGAGTCAGCCCATGGATGTGCATGTCTACGCAGACCTGTCGGAAATGGGCTTTCGCCGCAGTGGCGATCATCTGTATCGCCCGCATTGCCAGAACTGCAATGCGTGCGTGCCTGCGCGCATTCCGGTGGCGCAGTTCACACCTAATCGTCAGCAGAAGCGGATTTTCAAGCGCAACGCGGATTTGCAGGTGCGCCCGGCCAAACCGCAGTTCAGCGAAGAATATTTCGATCTGTACCAGCGCTACATCGAACAACGCCACGCTGACGGCGATATGTACCCGCCGAGTCGTGATCAATTCTCGACTTTTCTGGTACGCGATCTGCCCTTCTCGCGTTTTTACGAGTTCCGACTCGACGGACGGTTGCTCGCCGTGGCGGTGACCGATTTGCTGCCGAACGGTTTGTCGGCGGTTTACACCTTTTACGAACCCGACGAAGAGCGCCGCAGTCTTGGCCGATTTGCCATCCTCTGGCAAATCGCCGAGGCACAGCGTCTCGGGCTTGAGGCGGTGTACCTTGGTTATTGGATCAAGAACTGCAAAAAGATGAACTACAAGACGCAATATCGGCCCATCGAATTGCTGATTAATCAGCGCTGGGTCATCCTCAACTAA
- the infA gene encoding translation initiation factor IF-1, which produces MSKEDSFEMEGTVVDTLPNTMFRVELENGHVVTAHISGKMRKNYIRILTGDKVRVELTPYDLSKGRITYRAR; this is translated from the coding sequence ATGTCGAAAGAAGACAGCTTCGAAATGGAAGGCACTGTCGTCGACACCCTGCCCAACACCATGTTTCGTGTGGAGTTGGAAAATGGGCACGTCGTAACCGCGCATATTTCCGGCAAGATGCGCAAGAACTACATTCGTATTCTTACCGGTGACAAAGTGCGCGTCGAGCTGACGCCCTATGACTTGAGCAAAGGGCGCATTACTTACCGCGCTCGTTAA
- the clpA gene encoding ATP-dependent Clp protease ATP-binding subunit ClpA: MLNRELEVTLNLAFKEARSKRHEFMTVEHLLLALLDNEAAATVLRACGANLDKLKHDLQEFIDSTTPLIPVHDEDRETQPTLGFQRVLQRAVFHVQSSGKREVTGANVLVAIFSEQESQAVFLLKQQSVARIDVVNYIAHGISKVPGHGDHSEGEQDMQDDEGGESSSSGNPLDAYASNLNELARQGRIDPLVGRESEVERVAQILARRRKNNPLLVGEAGVGKTAIAEGLAKRIVDNQVPDLLAGSVVYSLDLGALLAGTKYRGDFEKRFKALLNELKKRPQAILFIDEIHTIIGAGAASGGVMDASNLLKPLLSSGDIRCIGSTTFQEFRGIFEKDRALARRFQKVDVVEPSVEDTIGILRGLKGRFEQHHNIEYSDEALRAAAELASRYINDRHMPDKAIDVIDEAGAYQRLQPVEKRAKRIEVPHVEDIVAKIARIPPKHVTSSDKELLRNLERDLKLTVFGQDAAIDSLSTAIKLSRAGLKSPDKPVGSFLFAGPTGVGKTEAARQLAKALGIELVRFDMSEYMERHTVSRLIGAPPGYVGFDQGGLLTEAITKQPHCVLLLDEIEKAHPEVFNLLLQVMDHGTLTDNNGRKADFRNVIVIMTTNAGAETAARASIGFTHQDHSSDAMEVIKKSFTPEFRNRLDTIIQFGRLSHEVIKSVVDKFLTELQAQLEDKRVLLEVTDAARSWLAAGGYDSAMGARPMARLIQDKIKRPLAEEILFGELAEHGGVVHIDIKDGELTFDFETTAEMA; encoded by the coding sequence ATGTTAAACCGCGAGCTCGAAGTCACCCTCAATCTAGCCTTCAAGGAGGCTCGTTCGAAACGTCATGAATTCATGACCGTCGAACACCTTTTGCTGGCCCTATTGGACAATGAGGCTGCCGCCACCGTTTTGCGTGCCTGCGGCGCAAACCTCGACAAACTCAAGCATGACCTGCAGGAGTTCATCGACTCCACCACGCCATTGATCCCCGTTCATGACGAAGATCGCGAAACCCAGCCAACACTGGGCTTCCAGCGTGTACTGCAACGTGCTGTTTTCCACGTACAGAGCTCGGGCAAACGCGAAGTAACCGGCGCCAACGTGCTGGTTGCCATCTTCAGTGAGCAAGAGAGTCAGGCAGTGTTCCTGCTGAAACAGCAGAGCGTTGCGCGCATCGATGTCGTCAACTACATCGCTCACGGCATTTCCAAAGTGCCGGGGCATGGCGATCACTCTGAAGGTGAACAAGATATGCAGGACGACGAGGGCGGTGAGTCTTCTTCTTCAGGCAATCCTCTGGATGCTTATGCCAGCAACCTCAACGAACTCGCGCGTCAGGGTCGAATAGATCCGCTGGTCGGCCGTGAGTCGGAAGTCGAGCGTGTCGCGCAGATTCTCGCGCGTCGGCGCAAAAACAATCCGCTGCTGGTCGGTGAAGCAGGCGTGGGTAAAACCGCGATTGCCGAAGGTCTGGCCAAGCGCATTGTCGACAATCAGGTTCCGGATCTGCTGGCCGGCAGTGTTGTTTATTCGCTTGATCTCGGTGCTCTGCTCGCGGGTACCAAGTATCGCGGTGATTTCGAGAAGCGTTTCAAAGCGCTGCTCAATGAACTGAAAAAGCGTCCGCAAGCCATTCTGTTCATCGACGAGATCCACACCATTATTGGTGCGGGTGCTGCGTCGGGCGGGGTCATGGACGCTTCGAATCTGCTTAAGCCGCTGCTGTCGTCTGGCGACATTCGTTGCATCGGTTCGACCACGTTCCAGGAGTTTCGCGGCATCTTCGAGAAGGATCGTGCCTTGGCGCGTCGCTTCCAGAAGGTCGATGTCGTCGAGCCATCGGTGGAAGACACCATTGGTATCCTGCGCGGCCTGAAAGGGCGTTTCGAACAACACCACAACATCGAATACAGCGACGAAGCGCTGCGTGCCGCTGCTGAACTGGCATCGCGCTATATCAATGACCGACACATGCCGGATAAAGCCATTGACGTTATTGACGAGGCGGGCGCGTATCAGCGCCTGCAACCGGTCGAGAAGCGCGCCAAGCGTATCGAAGTGCCGCACGTCGAAGACATCGTCGCGAAAATCGCGCGGATTCCGCCTAAGCACGTCACCAGCTCCGACAAAGAGCTGCTGCGTAACCTGGAGCGTGACCTGAAACTGACGGTGTTTGGTCAGGACGCGGCGATCGATTCGCTGTCGACTGCGATCAAACTATCGCGTGCCGGCCTGAAATCGCCTGACAAACCAGTCGGTTCGTTCTTGTTCGCAGGTCCGACCGGTGTCGGTAAAACCGAGGCCGCGCGGCAACTGGCCAAGGCGTTGGGGATCGAACTGGTTCGCTTCGACATGTCCGAGTACATGGAGCGTCACACCGTATCTCGTCTGATCGGTGCGCCTCCTGGGTATGTTGGTTTCGATCAGGGCGGTCTGTTGACCGAAGCGATCACCAAACAGCCGCACTGCGTATTGCTCCTCGATGAAATCGAGAAGGCGCATCCGGAAGTCTTCAACCTGCTGCTGCAGGTGATGGACCACGGTACGCTGACCGACAACAACGGGCGCAAGGCGGACTTCCGCAACGTGATTGTGATCATGACCACCAACGCTGGTGCCGAAACGGCGGCGCGTGCTTCGATCGGTTTCACCCATCAGGACCACTCGTCTGATGCGATGGAAGTGATCAAGAAGAGCTTCACGCCGGAGTTCCGCAACCGTCTGGACACCATTATCCAGTTTGGTCGCCTCAGTCATGAGGTCATCAAAAGCGTGGTGGACAAGTTCCTTACCGAGCTTCAGGCGCAGCTGGAAGACAAGCGTGTGCTGCTTGAGGTCACCGACGCGGCGCGCAGTTGGCTGGCGGCGGGTGGTTATGACTCGGCGATGGGCGCACGTCCGATGGCGCGTCTGATCCAGGACAAGATCAAGCGTCCGTTGGCGGAGGAGATTCTGTTTGGCGAGCTGGCCGAGCATGGCGGTGTGGTGCACATCGACATCAAGGATGGTGAGTTGACGTTTGACTTCGAGACTACCGCTGAGATGGCCTGA
- the clpS gene encoding ATP-dependent Clp protease adapter ClpS produces the protein MHAISQIRLTFNQDRPLLQKDLPEEHDDDSAGVAVQEAKPALQAPPMYKVVLFNDDYTPMDFVVEVLEVFFNLNRELATKVMLAVHTEGRAVCGVFTRDIAETKAMQVNQYARESQHPLLCEIEKDG, from the coding sequence ATGCATGCAATCAGCCAGATTCGACTAACATTCAATCAGGATCGCCCGCTTCTCCAAAAGGATCTTCCAGAGGAGCACGACGACGATTCGGCAGGCGTTGCTGTTCAGGAAGCAAAGCCTGCGTTACAGGCGCCGCCGATGTACAAGGTGGTTTTGTTTAATGATGACTACACACCGATGGATTTCGTCGTCGAAGTGCTCGAGGTGTTTTTTAACCTGAATCGCGAGCTGGCGACCAAGGTCATGCTGGCCGTTCACACAGAAGGACGGGCAGTATGTGGAGTGTTTACCCGCGACATCGCCGAGACAAAGGCCATGCAGGTCAACCAGTACGCCAGGGAAAGCCAGCATCCGCTACTCTGTGAAATCGAGAAGGACGGTTAA
- a CDS encoding cold shock domain-containing protein: MAVGKVKWFNNAKGFGFINTDAREGRDEDDKEIDFFAHYSAIEMDGYKTLKAGQMVSFEIVQGPKGLHALKITNVIIEPSSPAESAAFGAAAAAAAAAATAKA; the protein is encoded by the coding sequence ATGGCTGTCGGCAAGGTGAAATGGTTCAACAATGCCAAGGGATTCGGCTTTATCAATACCGACGCCCGCGAAGGCCGCGATGAGGATGACAAAGAGATCGATTTCTTTGCTCACTACTCCGCCATTGAGATGGACGGGTATAAAACCCTCAAGGCTGGACAAATGGTGAGTTTTGAGATTGTTCAAGGCCCCAAGGGGCTGCATGCCCTAAAAATCACAAACGTCATCATTGAACCATCCAGCCCCGCTGAGAGTGCTGCTTTTGGCGCTGCCGCTGCCGCTGCCGCTGCCGCCGCAACTGCCAAAGCGTGA
- the icd gene encoding NADP-dependent isocitrate dehydrogenase: MGYKKIQVPAVGDKISVNADHSLNVPDNPIIPFIEGDGIGVDISPVMIKVVDAAVQKAYGGKRKISWMEVYAGEKATQVYDQDTWLPQETLDAVKDYVVSIKGPLTTPVGGGIRSLNVALRQQLDLYVCLRPVRWFEGVPSPVKKPGDVDMTIFRENSEDIYAGIEWKAGSPEATKVIKFLKEEMGVTKIRFDENCGIGVKPVSLEGTKRLARKALQYVVDNDRDSLTIVHKGNIMKFTEGAFKEWAYEVAAEEFGATLLDGGPWMQFKNPKTGKNVVVKDAIADAMLQQILLRPAEYDVIATLNLNGDYLSDALAAEVGGIGIAPGANLSDTVAMFEATHGTAPKYAGKDQVNPGSLILSAEMMLRHMGWTEAADLIIKGTNGAISAKTVTYDFERLMDGAKLVSSSGFGDALISHM; this comes from the coding sequence ATGGGTTACAAGAAGATTCAGGTTCCAGCCGTCGGCGACAAAATCTCCGTCAATGCAGACCATTCTCTCAATGTTCCTGATAACCCGATCATCCCCTTCATCGAAGGTGACGGCATTGGTGTCGACATCAGTCCGGTGATGATCAAGGTTGTCGATGCTGCAGTTCAAAAGGCATACGGCGGTAAACGCAAGATTTCCTGGATGGAAGTCTACGCCGGGGAAAAAGCCACTCAGGTTTACGATCAGGACACCTGGCTGCCTCAGGAAACCCTCGATGCAGTCAAGGATTACGTGGTTTCCATCAAAGGCCCGCTGACCACCCCGGTCGGTGGTGGCATCCGCTCGCTGAACGTGGCCCTGCGTCAGCAACTCGACCTGTACGTCTGCCTGCGCCCGGTGCGCTGGTTCGAAGGCGTGCCGAGCCCGGTGAAAAAGCCTGGCGATGTGGACATGACCATTTTTCGCGAGAACTCCGAAGACATCTACGCGGGCATCGAGTGGAAGGCCGGTTCGCCGGAAGCCACCAAAGTCATCAAATTCCTTAAAGAAGAAATGGGCGTCACCAAGATCCGTTTCGACGAAAACTGCGGCATCGGCGTCAAGCCGGTTTCGCTGGAAGGCACCAAGCGTCTGGCACGCAAGGCTCTGCAATATGTGGTCGATAACGACCGCGATTCGCTGACCATCGTGCACAAAGGCAACATCATGAAGTTCACCGAAGGTGCCTTCAAAGAGTGGGCCTACGAAGTGGCCGCTGAAGAATTCGGCGCGACCCTGCTCGACGGCGGCCCGTGGATGCAGTTCAAGAACCCGAAAACCGGCAAGAACGTTGTGGTCAAGGACGCTATCGCTGACGCTATGCTCCAGCAGATCCTGTTGCGCCCGGCCGAGTACGATGTGATTGCGACCCTGAACCTGAACGGCGACTACCTCTCCGATGCTCTGGCGGCGGAAGTGGGCGGTATCGGTATCGCGCCGGGCGCCAACCTGTCCGACACCGTGGCGATGTTCGAAGCCACCCACGGTACGGCGCCGAAGTACGCCGGCAAGGATCAGGTCAACCCGGGTTCGCTGATTCTCTCGGCTGAGATGATGCTCCGCCATATGGGCTGGACCGAAGCGGCGGATCTGATCATCAAGGGCACCAACGGCGCTATTTCGGCCAAGACTGTGACCTATGACTTCGAACGTCTGATGGACGGGGCCAAGCTGGTTTCGTCTTCGGGCTTCGGGGATGCGTTGATTTCGCATATGTAA